One genomic window of Bradyrhizobium sp. B124 includes the following:
- the ptsP gene encoding phosphoenolpyruvate--protein phosphotransferase: MQGGAAGSAYRGRTASIGFAHGPLVRVDAGAGGERVAGTLVEEALALRKAIDLASGQIADLAASAGGEAAQILEFQVALLEDEDLIEAIFASIGEGRPADVAWRSTLDEQIAEYNSAADEYLQARSSDLADLRDRVVHILRGDEGEPLKIPSGGVVCADDLPPSRFLEIDWSGGGGLALLHGSPTSHVAMLARARGIPMVVQLGAIPNAGATALLDGEGATLELDPSAEQVRIFEKRRESHRKSRASARAILRRPTASWRGEHIKLLINIQRVDDLDDADAQYADGIGLMRTEFLLAGRSDLPDEETQFQAYDAVLRWAGARPVTIRTFDAGGDKPVPGFTFDGEANPFLGVRGLRLCLARPEIFAVQLRALARAAVRGNLKVMFPMVTSADELEVGRKLFAGIVQRLQADGIAAMLPELGIMVEVPAAALAVSSFKASFFSIGSNDLAQYVLACDRSNGALAPLMDPLHPAVLELIARTAEHGRRAGIGVSLCGDMAGDPRCLPALLNCGLRELSVNASALAQIKQTIDRLSSGGSVG, translated from the coding sequence ATGCAGGGCGGCGCTGCAGGATCGGCTTACCGCGGCAGGACCGCCTCGATCGGCTTTGCCCACGGTCCGCTGGTCCGCGTCGATGCGGGCGCGGGCGGCGAGCGGGTGGCCGGCACGCTGGTCGAGGAGGCGCTCGCCTTGCGCAAGGCGATCGATCTCGCAAGCGGGCAGATCGCTGATCTTGCCGCCAGCGCCGGCGGCGAAGCCGCGCAGATCCTCGAATTCCAGGTCGCGTTGCTCGAGGATGAGGATCTGATCGAGGCGATCTTCGCGTCGATCGGCGAGGGGCGTCCGGCCGACGTCGCATGGCGCTCGACGCTCGACGAGCAGATCGCGGAGTACAATTCGGCGGCGGATGAGTATCTGCAGGCCCGTTCGTCGGACCTTGCGGACCTGCGCGACCGCGTGGTCCACATCCTGCGCGGCGACGAAGGCGAGCCGCTGAAGATCCCGAGCGGAGGCGTCGTCTGTGCCGATGACCTGCCGCCGTCGCGCTTCCTGGAGATCGACTGGTCCGGCGGCGGCGGCCTGGCGCTGCTGCACGGCAGTCCGACCAGCCACGTCGCGATGCTGGCGCGTGCGCGCGGCATCCCGATGGTCGTGCAACTCGGCGCCATCCCAAATGCCGGCGCCACGGCGCTGCTCGATGGCGAAGGCGCGACGCTGGAGCTCGATCCCAGCGCCGAGCAGGTGCGCATCTTCGAGAAGCGGCGCGAGAGCCATCGCAAGAGCAGGGCATCCGCGCGCGCGATCCTGCGGCGACCGACGGCCTCGTGGCGCGGCGAACACATCAAGCTCCTGATCAATATCCAGCGGGTCGACGACCTCGATGATGCGGATGCGCAATATGCCGACGGCATCGGCCTGATGCGGACGGAATTCCTGCTCGCCGGGCGAAGCGACCTGCCGGATGAGGAGACGCAATTCCAGGCTTATGACGCGGTTTTGCGCTGGGCCGGAGCGCGGCCGGTCACGATCCGCACGTTCGATGCCGGCGGCGACAAGCCGGTGCCTGGCTTTACATTCGATGGCGAAGCCAATCCGTTCCTCGGCGTGCGCGGCTTGCGGCTCTGCCTGGCCCGGCCGGAGATTTTTGCCGTCCAGCTCCGCGCGCTGGCCCGCGCTGCGGTGCGCGGCAATCTCAAGGTCATGTTCCCGATGGTGACGTCGGCGGACGAGCTCGAGGTGGGACGGAAGCTGTTCGCCGGCATCGTGCAGCGCTTGCAGGCGGACGGCATTGCCGCGATGCTCCCGGAGCTCGGAATCATGGTCGAGGTTCCGGCGGCGGCCCTGGCGGTCTCGAGCTTCAAGGCGTCGTTCTTCTCGATCGGCTCGAACGATCTCGCGCAATATGTGCTGGCCTGCGATCGTTCCAACGGAGCTCTCGCCCCCCTGATGGACCCCTTGCATCCCGCAGTGCTCGAACTGATCGCGCGGACCGCGGAGCACGGCCGCCGCGCCGGCATCGGCGTCAGCCTGTGCGGCGACATGGCGGGCGATCCGCGCTGTCTTCCCGCGCTTCTGAATTGCGGCCTGCGCGAATTGTCCGTGAACGCATCGGCACTGGCGCAGATCAAGCAGACCATCGACCGGCTGAGCAGCGGAGGCAGCGTTGGCTGA
- the dhaK gene encoding dihydroxyacetone kinase subunit DhaK encodes MKKFINAVDNVLGESLDGFAAAHADLVVLGAERKFVRRRELNGKKVALVSGGGSGHEPLHAGFVGYGMLDAACPGQVFTSPTPDQIVEAAHAVAGDAGVLFIVKNYAGDRMNFEMAAEIAEGRTATIVTDDDVAVEKSTYSIGRRGVAGTLIVEKIVGAAAEKGADLKTCVALGERVNARTRSMGVALTSCTVPAAGTPTFTLGEDEMEMGVGIHGEPGRRRVKLAEADAIASEMTTAIADDLAAPAGSEALLLVNGFGGTPTIELYLMYNAARRMLEQRGLRIARSLVGSYVTSLDMAGCSLTVSLLDAETSALWDAPVRTTALKW; translated from the coding sequence ATGAAGAAGTTCATCAATGCCGTCGACAATGTGCTCGGCGAAAGCCTCGACGGCTTTGCCGCTGCGCATGCCGATCTGGTCGTGCTGGGCGCCGAGCGCAAATTCGTGCGTCGCCGCGAGTTGAACGGCAAGAAGGTCGCGCTGGTCTCGGGCGGCGGCAGCGGGCATGAGCCGCTGCATGCCGGTTTCGTCGGCTACGGCATGCTCGATGCGGCCTGTCCCGGACAGGTGTTCACCTCGCCAACGCCGGACCAGATCGTCGAAGCCGCGCATGCAGTCGCGGGCGATGCCGGCGTGCTGTTCATCGTCAAGAACTATGCGGGCGACCGCATGAACTTCGAGATGGCGGCCGAGATCGCCGAAGGCCGCACCGCCACCATCGTGACCGACGACGATGTCGCGGTGGAGAAATCGACCTACAGCATCGGCCGCCGCGGCGTCGCCGGCACATTGATCGTCGAGAAGATCGTCGGCGCCGCCGCCGAGAAGGGCGCCGATCTCAAGACCTGCGTGGCGCTCGGCGAGCGTGTCAACGCGCGGACGCGTTCGATGGGCGTGGCGCTGACCAGCTGCACGGTCCCGGCCGCGGGCACGCCGACCTTCACGCTCGGCGAGGACGAGATGGAGATGGGCGTCGGCATCCACGGCGAGCCGGGCCGTCGCCGCGTCAAGCTCGCGGAGGCCGACGCGATCGCATCGGAAATGACGACCGCCATTGCGGACGATCTCGCAGCGCCCGCCGGCTCCGAGGCGCTGCTGCTGGTCAACGGCTTCGGCGGCACACCAACGATCGAGCTCTATCTGATGTACAACGCCGCGCGCCGCATGCTCGAGCAGCGCGGCTTGCGCATCGCGCGCTCGCTGGTGGGCAGCTACGTCACCTCGCTGGATATGGCCGGCTGCTCGCTGACCGTGAGCCTGCTCGATGCCGAGACGTCGGCGCTGTGGGACGCCCCGGTGCGCACGACCGCATTGAAATGGTGA
- the dhaM gene encoding dihydroxyacetone kinase phosphoryl donor subunit DhaM — protein sequence MTDTVGIVIVSHSSDIAKGTADMVRQMVGSEVKVAFCGGNPDGGLGTSVPLIIDAINDAWSPKGVAVLVDLGGAETNSEMAVEMLEPARRDLVVVCNAPIVEGAVMAATEAAGGSSLAQVKAVAEELSAD from the coding sequence ATGACCGACACCGTGGGAATCGTGATCGTCTCGCACTCCAGCGACATCGCCAAGGGAACCGCCGACATGGTGCGGCAGATGGTCGGCAGTGAGGTCAAGGTGGCGTTCTGCGGCGGCAATCCCGACGGCGGATTGGGCACCAGCGTGCCGCTGATCATCGACGCTATCAATGACGCCTGGTCTCCGAAGGGTGTCGCGGTGCTGGTCGATCTCGGCGGCGCCGAGACCAACAGCGAAATGGCGGTGGAGATGCTGGAGCCTGCGCGGCGCGATCTCGTTGTCGTCTGCAACGCACCGATCGTCGAAGGCGCCGTGATGGCGGCGACCGAGGCGGCGGGCGGCAGCTCGCTGGCCCAGGTCAAGGCCGTGGCCGAGGAACTCTCTGCCGATTGA
- a CDS encoding AbrB family transcriptional regulator, producing MATAIPDRSIVLNGLETLVIGAGGGLLFLWAGLPGGLISGAMCAVAIAALAGRPLAVPPVLTQSVLLLLGISLGSLMSQQLLQHMSSYPLTIALLALATFCSTFGSSVYLQRIHGWDQTSAFLAGSPGALSQITILAAEKGADVAAIAVVQTMRVIILTAALPLVLALTGVTHAAPPPLPTTVASPFGLLALVAGSIGVSLLLRWIKFPASWMFGAMLASSLLHGSGLVDGGLPPWLRNIALVGIGALIGTRFARMKTSTLLSHVNAGLGSFAIAIAISAVFVAVIGFTTHVRLADVVVAFAPGAMDAMLALALTLHIDPIFVGAHHLSRFLFVTISTPGIIHLFGRPQDDVDD from the coding sequence ATGGCGACCGCCATTCCCGACCGCAGCATAGTTCTGAACGGGCTCGAGACTCTCGTCATCGGCGCCGGCGGCGGCCTGCTGTTTTTATGGGCGGGATTGCCGGGCGGTCTGATCTCGGGTGCGATGTGCGCGGTCGCGATCGCAGCATTGGCTGGACGGCCGCTCGCGGTGCCGCCGGTGCTGACGCAATCGGTGCTGCTGCTGCTCGGCATCTCGCTGGGCTCGCTGATGTCGCAGCAATTGCTGCAGCATATGAGCTCCTATCCGCTCACCATCGCCCTGCTGGCGCTGGCGACGTTCTGCTCGACCTTCGGCTCGAGCGTCTATCTGCAGCGCATCCATGGTTGGGACCAGACCTCGGCCTTCCTCGCCGGCAGCCCGGGCGCGCTCTCGCAGATCACGATCCTCGCCGCGGAAAAGGGCGCCGACGTCGCGGCGATCGCCGTGGTGCAGACCATGCGCGTCATCATCCTGACCGCGGCCCTGCCGCTGGTGCTGGCGCTGACCGGCGTGACTCACGCGGCGCCGCCGCCATTGCCGACGACGGTCGCCTCGCCGTTCGGCCTCCTCGCCCTGGTCGCCGGATCGATCGGCGTCTCGCTGCTGCTGCGCTGGATCAAATTCCCCGCCAGCTGGATGTTCGGCGCGATGCTCGCCTCCAGCCTGCTGCACGGCTCAGGCCTGGTCGATGGCGGCCTGCCGCCCTGGCTGCGCAACATCGCGCTGGTTGGCATCGGCGCGCTGATCGGCACCCGGTTTGCGCGGATGAAGACCTCGACCCTGCTGAGCCACGTCAATGCCGGGCTCGGCTCATTCGCGATCGCGATCGCAATCTCCGCCGTGTTCGTCGCGGTGATCGGCTTCACCACCCATGTGCGGCTTGCCGACGTCGTGGTCGCCTTCGCGCCCGGCGCGATGGACGCGATGCTGGCGCTGGCGCTGACGCTGCACATCGACCCGATCTTCGTCGGCGCGCATCATCTGTCGCGCTTCCTGTTCGTCACCATCTCGACGCCGGGCATCATCCATCTGTTCGGACGGCCGCAGGACGACGTCGACGATTAG
- a CDS encoding ABC transporter ATP-binding protein, with protein sequence MAQIRIENLRKSFDQFTAVEGSTFTIDDGTFFAMLGPSGCGKTTTLRMIAGLELPTEGKILLDGEDVTFHRAAARDIAFVFQLFALYPHMNVGENIGFPLKCQGMGRREIRERVQETARMLRIEHLLSSKTSKLSGGDRQRVALGRAMVRRPKAFLMDEPLGALDAEFRHLMCGELRDLHDRIKATTVYVTHDQLEAMSMADQIAVMNKGCVEQIGTPQEVYDRPASMFVADFIGSPPMNFLRFEGGLRSGDRAVSFHDTRLAVPEIREDRASAPLALGVRPEHIRFADAGAVRGEVFGAEYLGTTQIVTVDTAYGRVAARLPSSASVQIGEAIGLEFNAERLALFDIGSGRAIRTASAEGVRHG encoded by the coding sequence ATGGCACAGATCCGCATCGAAAACCTCCGCAAGTCGTTCGATCAGTTCACCGCGGTGGAAGGCTCGACCTTCACGATCGACGATGGCACGTTCTTCGCGATGCTCGGGCCCTCCGGCTGCGGCAAGACCACCACCTTGCGCATGATTGCCGGCCTCGAGCTGCCGACCGAAGGCAAGATCCTGCTCGATGGCGAGGACGTCACGTTCCACCGTGCGGCCGCACGCGATATCGCCTTCGTGTTTCAGCTGTTTGCGCTCTATCCGCACATGAATGTCGGAGAGAACATCGGCTTCCCTCTGAAGTGCCAGGGCATGGGCCGCCGCGAGATCCGCGAGCGGGTGCAGGAGACCGCACGGATGTTGCGGATCGAGCATCTGCTGTCGAGCAAGACCTCGAAGCTCTCGGGCGGCGACCGGCAGCGCGTCGCGCTCGGGCGTGCCATGGTGCGGCGTCCGAAGGCGTTCCTGATGGACGAGCCGCTGGGTGCGCTCGACGCCGAGTTTCGTCATCTAATGTGCGGCGAGCTGCGCGACCTGCACGATCGCATCAAGGCGACCACAGTCTATGTCACCCACGACCAGCTCGAGGCGATGTCGATGGCCGACCAGATCGCCGTCATGAACAAGGGCTGTGTCGAGCAGATCGGTACGCCGCAGGAGGTCTACGACCGGCCCGCGAGCATGTTCGTCGCCGATTTCATCGGCTCGCCGCCGATGAACTTCCTGCGCTTCGAGGGCGGCTTGCGATCCGGCGATCGCGCGGTCAGCTTCCACGACACCAGGCTTGCGGTGCCAGAAATTCGCGAGGACCGCGCCAGCGCGCCGCTGGCGCTCGGCGTCCGTCCGGAGCATATCCGCTTCGCCGACGCGGGCGCCGTTCGCGGCGAGGTGTTCGGCGCGGAATATCTCGGCACCACCCAGATCGTCACCGTCGACACGGCATATGGCCGGGTCGCGGCGCGGCTGCCTTCAAGTGCATCGGTGCAGATCGGCGAGGCCATCGGTCTCGAATTCAATGCCGAGCGGCTGGCGCTGTTCGACATCGGCAGCGGCCGTGCGATCCGGACCGCGAGCGCGGAGGGTGTGCGCCATGGCTGA
- a CDS encoding carbohydrate ABC transporter permease, whose protein sequence is MTAAATKSTAHSIVEASPRTKAFAGGFVILYAVITILPLLWIVATAFKSQSDAIAYPPKVIFEPTLEGYVNLFTVRTRQTPDFIAKLPPPETWYDKLVRKRDMVIAGPSKVVPRFVNSLIIGFGSTFLAVFLGTLAAYAFSRFRIPLADDLLFFILSTRMMPPVAVAIPIYLMYRQLNLTDTRLGMILLYTAVNVSLAVWLLKGFIDEIPREYEEAALVDGYTRLQALRKVVLPQAVTGIAATAIFCLIFSWNEYAFAVLLTSGEAQTMPPFIPFIIGEGGQDWPAVAAATTLFVVPIVMFTVLLRKHLLRGITFGAVRK, encoded by the coding sequence ATGACCGCTGCCGCCACCAAATCCACCGCGCATTCCATCGTCGAGGCCTCGCCGCGCACCAAGGCGTTCGCCGGCGGCTTCGTCATCCTGTATGCCGTGATCACGATCCTGCCGCTGCTGTGGATCGTCGCCACCGCGTTCAAGTCGCAGAGCGACGCCATCGCCTATCCGCCCAAGGTGATCTTCGAGCCGACCCTCGAAGGCTATGTGAACCTGTTCACGGTGCGGACGCGCCAGACGCCGGATTTCATCGCCAAGCTGCCGCCGCCGGAGACCTGGTACGACAAACTGGTACGCAAGCGGGACATGGTGATCGCCGGACCGTCCAAGGTCGTGCCGCGCTTCGTCAACTCGCTGATCATCGGCTTCGGCTCGACCTTCCTCGCGGTTTTCCTCGGCACGCTCGCGGCCTACGCGTTCTCGCGCTTCCGCATTCCGCTGGCGGACGATCTGCTGTTCTTCATCCTCTCCACGCGCATGATGCCGCCGGTCGCGGTGGCGATCCCGATCTATCTGATGTACCGGCAACTCAATCTGACCGACACGCGGCTCGGCATGATCCTGCTCTACACCGCGGTGAACGTCTCGCTCGCGGTCTGGCTGCTCAAGGGTTTCATCGACGAGATCCCGCGCGAGTATGAGGAGGCGGCGCTGGTCGACGGCTATACCCGGCTGCAGGCGCTGCGCAAGGTGGTGCTGCCGCAGGCCGTCACGGGAATTGCGGCGACCGCGATCTTCTGCCTGATCTTCTCCTGGAACGAGTACGCCTTCGCGGTGCTGCTCACCAGCGGCGAGGCGCAAACCATGCCGCCTTTCATCCCCTTCATCATCGGCGAGGGCGGACAGGATTGGCCGGCGGTTGCCGCCGCGACCACGCTGTTCGTCGTGCCGATCGTCATGTTCACCGTGCTGTTGCGCAAGCATCTGCTGCGCGGCATCACCTTCGGAGCGGTGCGCAAATGA
- a CDS encoding DUF1488 family protein gives MTLTQGRFISYEYDRMVVLFSMHDDEKEIHCAISTSAMDELEGGALGRAGHRETQFMRLRERIEACADGKYQAKEFEGAPPRIILRSIDFRKPR, from the coding sequence ATGACGCTTACCCAGGGTCGCTTCATCAGCTACGAATACGACCGGATGGTCGTGCTGTTTTCGATGCATGACGACGAGAAGGAGATCCATTGCGCGATCTCGACCTCCGCCATGGATGAATTGGAAGGCGGGGCGCTCGGGCGCGCGGGCCACCGCGAGACTCAATTCATGCGGCTGCGCGAGCGCATCGAGGCCTGCGCCGATGGCAAGTACCAGGCGAAGGAGTTCGAGGGGGCGCCGCCCCGGATCATCCTGCGCAGCATCGATTTCCGGAAGCCAAGGTAG
- the dhaL gene encoding dihydroxyacetone kinase subunit DhaL: MSVPSETFKSLVKAAAEQVIASAPELTSLDQAIGDGDHGTNMKRGCEAVLGKLDAISAQPLDEALKMIGKTLVMTVGGASGPLYGSFFLAAGEALSHDKHLPEDLADVFGSAVNAVSARGRSQVGEKTMLDVLVPVLETLKTAAGQPDLIARVRTTATEAVERTAPMQATKGRASFLGARSVGHVDPGARSSCVLVQAVCAGLEARA, encoded by the coding sequence ATGTCGGTGCCATCAGAGACATTCAAGTCGTTGGTCAAGGCGGCCGCAGAGCAGGTCATCGCCAGTGCGCCAGAGCTGACGAGCCTGGATCAGGCGATCGGCGACGGCGACCACGGGACAAACATGAAGCGTGGTTGCGAAGCCGTGCTCGGCAAGCTCGATGCGATCTCGGCGCAGCCGCTCGACGAAGCGCTGAAGATGATCGGCAAGACCCTGGTGATGACCGTCGGCGGCGCCTCCGGGCCGCTCTATGGCAGCTTCTTTCTTGCCGCCGGCGAGGCGCTGTCGCACGACAAGCACCTGCCCGAGGATCTCGCCGATGTGTTCGGCAGCGCCGTGAACGCAGTGAGCGCGCGTGGCCGCTCGCAGGTCGGCGAGAAGACGATGCTGGATGTGCTGGTTCCCGTGCTCGAGACGTTGAAGACGGCGGCCGGCCAGCCGGATCTGATCGCGCGAGTGCGCACCACCGCGACCGAGGCGGTCGAACGGACGGCGCCGATGCAGGCCACCAAGGGACGCGCCTCGTTCCTCGGCGCGCGCAGCGTCGGGCATGTCGATCCCGGCGCACGGTCGAGCTGCGTGCTGGTGCAGGCGGTGTGCGCGGGCCTGGAGGCACGGGCATGA
- a CDS encoding ABC transporter ATP-binding protein: MADVTLRNVNKRFGAIEAVRDLSLTVNDGEFLVLLGPSGAGKTTTLRLITGLESPDTGSVMIDGRDVTHDPPGSRDIAFVFQQYSLYPHLTVYDNLAFPLRSPARRVAEPIIRKRVEQTAELLHIASKLNNRATRLSGGEMQRVAIGRALVRDPSIYLMDEPLSSLDAKLRAELRLELKRIQIELGATILYVTHDQVEAMTMASRIGVIRDGQLLQLGTPREIYESPSSSYVASRLGTPQINFLPARLLSDVAVPAGTETVGIRTEHLQLAARNGGQMVGRVHRVEHLGEQNHVHLDYKGETLVTLADPHQPLQAGQEVDLHLVHPLCFDRAGQRIAVAGH, encoded by the coding sequence ATGGCTGACGTCACCCTGCGCAACGTCAATAAGCGCTTCGGCGCGATCGAAGCCGTCCGGGATCTTTCGCTGACGGTGAACGACGGCGAATTCCTGGTCCTGCTCGGACCGAGCGGCGCCGGCAAGACCACGACGCTGCGGCTGATCACCGGACTGGAGAGCCCTGATACGGGCTCCGTCATGATCGACGGCCGCGACGTGACGCATGATCCGCCCGGCTCGCGGGACATCGCCTTCGTGTTCCAGCAATATTCGCTGTATCCGCATCTCACGGTCTACGACAATCTGGCGTTTCCGCTGCGCTCTCCCGCGCGGCGGGTCGCGGAGCCGATCATCCGCAAGCGCGTCGAACAGACCGCGGAGCTGCTGCATATCGCAAGCAAGCTGAACAACCGCGCCACCCGCCTCTCCGGTGGCGAGATGCAGCGCGTGGCGATCGGCCGGGCCCTGGTCCGCGATCCCTCGATCTATCTGATGGACGAGCCGCTGTCCTCGCTAGACGCAAAACTCCGTGCTGAGCTTCGCCTCGAACTCAAGCGGATCCAGATCGAGCTCGGCGCGACCATCCTCTACGTCACCCACGATCAGGTCGAGGCGATGACGATGGCCTCGCGGATCGGCGTGATCAGGGACGGCCAGTTGCTTCAGCTCGGCACGCCCCGGGAGATCTACGAGAGCCCGTCCAGCAGCTACGTCGCCTCGCGGCTCGGTACGCCTCAGATCAACTTCCTGCCGGCTCGCCTGCTCTCCGATGTCGCGGTGCCGGCCGGAACCGAGACGGTCGGCATTCGCACCGAGCATCTTCAGCTCGCCGCGCGCAATGGCGGGCAGATGGTCGGCCGGGTGCATCGGGTCGAGCACCTCGGCGAGCAGAATCATGTTCATCTGGACTATAAGGGCGAAACGCTGGTGACGCTGGCGGATCCGCATCAGCCGCTGCAGGCCGGCCAGGAGGTCGACTTGCATCTGGTGCATCCGTTGTGTTTCGACCGCGCGGGGCAGCGCATTGCCGTGGCGGGTCATTAG
- a CDS encoding PsiF family protein, translating to MKKISALATATALASLLLMGGAFAQTAAPAAKEAAPKADGKMAKEAKPRTAESLECSKEADAKGLHGKERKKFRSECKKAGGAAAAPAAK from the coding sequence ATGAAGAAGATTTCCGCGCTCGCGACCGCAACCGCCCTTGCCTCCCTGCTGCTGATGGGCGGAGCTTTCGCGCAAACCGCCGCCCCCGCCGCCAAGGAGGCCGCTCCGAAGGCCGACGGCAAGATGGCCAAGGAAGCCAAGCCGCGCACCGCCGAGTCGCTGGAATGCTCGAAGGAGGCCGACGCCAAGGGCCTGCACGGCAAGGAGCGCAAGAAATTCCGCTCCGAGTGCAAGAAGGCGGGCGGTGCTGCCGCCGCGCCGGCCGCGAAGTAA
- a CDS encoding acyl-CoA thioesterase has translation MEGEATYRGTVYPWHCDHIGHMNVMWYVGKFDEASWNMFARLGLTPSYLRESGRGMAAVQQNISYQRELLAGDLVEVKSRLVEFRDKSVRILHEMRNAETGDIAATCEIAAVHIDRAARKSAPFAPAIRYAAMPHLVPSEPVTA, from the coding sequence ATGGAGGGCGAGGCGACCTATCGCGGCACGGTCTATCCCTGGCATTGTGACCACATCGGCCACATGAACGTCATGTGGTATGTCGGCAAGTTCGACGAGGCGAGCTGGAATATGTTCGCGCGGCTCGGGCTGACGCCGAGCTATCTGCGCGAGTCCGGCCGCGGCATGGCCGCCGTGCAGCAGAACATCTCCTACCAGCGCGAACTGCTTGCCGGCGACCTCGTCGAGGTCAAGAGCCGGCTGGTCGAGTTCCGCGACAAGTCGGTCCGCATCCTGCATGAGATGCGCAACGCGGAGACCGGCGACATCGCCGCGACCTGCGAGATCGCGGCCGTGCATATCGATCGCGCCGCGCGCAAATCGGCGCCGTTCGCGCCGGCGATCCGCTACGCCGCGATGCCGCACCTCGTGCCGTCAGAACCCGTGACTGCGTGA
- a CDS encoding disulfide bond formation protein B: MTLPNDARRRTAVTLATAHPSDASASGNPALTSALAIAVIAAATLAGAWFFQLVLEIMPCPLCLEQRYAYYLAVPLGAVVALAAARGAARPVLIAGLVILGLAALANAGLGAYHAGVEWGFWQGPTDCTGPMVDFGKAGSLLDQLDKVKVVRCDEVQWRFLGISLAGYNVLISLLMAAVAGWGVAKAAKV; the protein is encoded by the coding sequence ATGACCCTGCCGAACGATGCTCGCAGGAGGACTGCCGTGACGCTCGCTACCGCCCATCCGTCGGATGCTTCCGCCAGCGGCAATCCGGCGCTGACCTCGGCCCTGGCGATTGCCGTGATCGCGGCGGCGACGCTGGCCGGCGCCTGGTTCTTCCAGCTGGTGCTGGAGATCATGCCCTGTCCGCTCTGCCTCGAGCAGCGCTATGCCTATTACCTCGCGGTCCCGCTCGGCGCCGTGGTGGCGCTCGCGGCCGCCCGTGGCGCGGCGCGTCCGGTGCTGATCGCGGGCCTTGTGATCCTCGGCCTCGCCGCGCTCGCCAATGCCGGGCTCGGCGCCTATCACGCCGGGGTCGAATGGGGGTTTTGGCAGGGACCGACCGACTGCACCGGCCCGATGGTGGATTTCGGCAAGGCCGGCTCGCTGCTGGATCAGCTCGACAAGGTGAAGGTGGTCCGCTGCGACGAGGTGCAGTGGCGCTTCCTCGGCATCTCGCTTGCCGGCTACAACGTGCTGATCTCGCTGCTGATGGCCGCGGTCGCCGGCTGGGGCGTGGCGAAGGCAGCCAAGGTCTGA
- a CDS encoding HPr family phosphocarrier protein translates to MMSMLDKADGQIFTGNVRLVHAVGMHARPAVKLTKLAKKFQAQISVRVAGAPEWINAKSVAKIMAMRAAHGSTIEIKASGSDAEAAVAALVDLVASDFPDGAG, encoded by the coding sequence ATGATGAGTATGCTTGATAAAGCGGACGGACAGATCTTCACCGGCAATGTGCGGCTGGTGCATGCGGTGGGCATGCACGCGCGCCCGGCAGTCAAGCTGACCAAGCTCGCCAAGAAATTCCAGGCGCAGATCTCGGTGCGGGTCGCGGGTGCACCCGAGTGGATCAATGCCAAGAGCGTGGCCAAGATCATGGCGATGCGCGCCGCGCACGGCAGCACGATCGAGATCAAGGCATCCGGCAGCGACGCCGAGGCCGCCGTCGCGGCCCTGGTCGACCTGGTTGCCAGCGATTTTCCGGATGGAGCGGGCTAG
- a CDS encoding TetR/AcrR family transcriptional regulator produces MTESKGDVWVAAGFAELAHTGVDGVRVEVLAKNLGVTKGGFYRRFRDRAALLEAMLTRWRDGRIAAIEKQTALDGASARERLKAIITLYSERMNTEAMAVELAIRQWARTDEAAATAAASVDAARLKNVGQLYRATGLPAEEADAQAFLFYCFIFGQSLLFLERGPRKRAQLLAQSADKLLAESP; encoded by the coding sequence ATGACTGAAAGCAAGGGCGACGTCTGGGTCGCGGCCGGCTTTGCCGAACTCGCGCATACCGGCGTCGACGGCGTGCGGGTCGAGGTGCTGGCGAAGAATCTGGGCGTCACCAAGGGCGGCTTCTACCGCCGCTTCAGGGATCGCGCCGCGCTGCTCGAGGCGATGCTGACGCGCTGGCGCGACGGCCGCATCGCCGCGATCGAGAAGCAGACCGCGCTCGACGGCGCCAGCGCGCGTGAGCGGCTGAAGGCGATCATCACGCTCTATTCGGAGCGCATGAACACCGAGGCGATGGCGGTGGAGCTCGCGATCCGGCAATGGGCGCGCACCGACGAAGCCGCGGCCACCGCCGCCGCGAGCGTCGATGCCGCGCGGCTGAAGAATGTCGGCCAGCTCTATCGCGCCACCGGGCTACCGGCCGAGGAAGCCGATGCGCAGGCGTTCCTGTTCTACTGCTTCATCTTCGGCCAGAGCCTCTTGTTTCTCGAACGCGGCCCGCGCAAGCGCGCGCAACTGCTGGCGCAATCGGCGGACAAGTTGCTCGCGGAAAGCCCGTAG